The window GGGCAACACCAGAAATCGCGTCCTACAGAAGGGCCTCTAGTGCATCTTCTAACCTTGCACTGCCCTTTGCCACAGTCACACATTCGGAAGTGGTTGACCCACATAAAAAATGATTGGTGGATAGGGCACTTGTAGAAACTTCTGCCCGgattagttttggttttggaaattAATATTATACATTGCTCACCACAAATGTCACATCTAGCCACAATGTCCATCTAGCCAGTTGATCAATATCCCACTAGATCTTGATGGCCTTCGACGCTAGAATCAGTGCATGAGATtgtaacattaaaaaaatattgatttttgggaAATGTAATGAGTTAATGGATTACAGATGACTATAAAATTATGTGCCGTTAAAGTTTGGTAAATTACAGTGAAAGTACATGGGAGGAGAGAAGAGTATCTCTCTTCCCTAGTCTCTACATTTGGTCATCTACTTCCATATGAGTATTCATTTTGAAACACAGCAACCCACATGTACAAAGCACGGCATGAGTTGCCCAAGAAacccaaaagagagagaaaagagagaaggacagaGAGTGACCATATAGTTGGGCTCCACCTCAAAATCATAGAGTAAGTAAAATGGGGAAATAGGAGACAAGGTTTCAATGACTCATTAGTTCCCACTATCTTTTGAAGAAATCTCCATTAATGTTTAGATTCTATTTTGAAGAGATTGGATCCATGAAAATAGAACCTTCAAACTCATcccaaaaagttaaaaattaatATAGTATGCATAGAAACTGCAAAGTATTTGAAAAACAATTCTAGCAATGGCACCAGAGACAGATCACCGAAAATCCATACCTGCAGAGAAATATTCTAAAACACATCTCTAATACAGAATAGTGTGGGTAGACGAACTAACATGGACCAAAAACTGAACATATACCAAGTTCCAATGCATCCAAACTTAGTGAGCTGTAAATTACCACAATTTAATGGAATGCCCATTAAACCATAGAAGCTATATCTTATAACAAAATtcacagaaaataaaattaaaacaacaagATTGCATCCATAAGTATGAGGTGAAATTAGTCTTAATGCAAAGGCCAGCAAGTATAAGATCAAATGGATCTATCCAATAAAACATAAACATCTTCAACTGTTTAAAACTAAGTTAAACCATCCAAAACAAAGctaaaccaaacaaacatctatcaaaacaaagctaaaCCAAACATCTATCCaacaaaacataaacataaaaacatcCATTCAATTAGTTCATGCTTAAAACTAAGGATCTAACCACATCTTCAACTACTCTAGGTCACTTGACAAATATGTTGTATGAATTTTGACTTGTCTTCATCACTTGCAGTCAAGAAAAGACTAGCTACGTCCTTGTCTTTCATTAAAGCTATTTTTGCTTGGACTTTTAGAAAGCCATCAATGCCATCAACCTTATCAACTGCATCAGCTTCACTTTGTGCAAGTTCGGTCCGTGTGATGTTTTTATTGACTAGGTTATCTATGGCAGCAGCTATTCTTTTCAAAGGACTTGCAATTTTTTCAGcaccccctttctttttcttctctttaccaGTTGTGACATCTGCATGCGGCTGTCCACGAGTACGACTGCCACTCCCACGATCACGACTGCCATTGGCAATGGGAGTGGAATGAACATCTTCATATGGAATGGAAGTGTCAACCACATTGTCATCCATACTTGGAGACTGAACCATATGGTCATTGTGAACATAGTCAGCTGGGTGCATAGCATCTTCTCCTGTTGCTATCTCATTTCCTAACCAAATCGCAAGGGCCATATGGATGGGAAACACTTTACGTGACTGCCAATACTTCTGTTCCTTTTTCTATCACAATCAATTAAAATATATTGTAATATATGTATTGTCATATAATAGTTGTAAatacattcttgaaagagaaagattatTACTTTGAACTCATTCCACACTTGTTGTGGTGCTTCGAACCTTATCTCCACTGGATTCCAGCCCATCCCACTATTCTTTTGTAAGTCACACAATGATTTCACCCTTGCTTTCCAAACTCTATAATGATTCCGAGTTTGTTCCCAGTCATATACCATGTCATGCTTATCTTTTATGGCATTTGTTATCTCCTGCCACTGTTCCCTCCTCAAACCATTGTCTCTAGTTTTTTCACTTTTATGCTGTTCTATGAGACGTTCCATCATGAAGTAAGAGACTTCACTGGGCCATGTTGCAATATCACGTGACTTCTTGAAACCTTCCTCTGTAGCCATTAAATCTGTTGTGCTTGACTGATGAAAAAACTATTGAACATGTAAGAGAAATACTAAAGAGTGTAAATTAACAATGCATACAAGTGCAACATACCATATTGACATAAAAAACAATATGGTAATC is drawn from Telopea speciosissima isolate NSW1024214 ecotype Mountain lineage chromosome 1, Tspe_v1, whole genome shotgun sequence and contains these coding sequences:
- the LOC122650538 gene encoding L10-interacting MYB domain-containing protein-like produces the protein MATEEGFKKSRDIATWPSEVSYFMMERLIEQHKSEKTRDNGLRREQWQEITNAIKDKHDMVYDWEQTRNHYRVWKARVKSLCDLQKNSGMGWNPVEIRFEAPQQVWNEFKKKEQKYWQSRKVFPIHMALAIWLGNEIATGEDAMHPADYVHNDHMVQSPSMDDNVVDTSIPYEDVHSTPIANGSRDRGSGSRTRGQPHADVTTGKEKKKKGGAEKIASPLKRIAAAIDNLVNKNITRTELAQSEADAVDKVDGIDGFLKVQAKIALMKDKDVASLFLTASDEDKSKFIQHICQVT